A single window of Streptomyces diastaticus subsp. diastaticus DNA harbors:
- a CDS encoding helix-turn-helix transcriptional regulator, translating into MSEQVHNRPAVVRAERGVSRRQLAEAVGAHYQTIGHIERGRYNPGLDPALRIAGYFALPVEALFSLEPFRPLTDEIYGRKTS; encoded by the coding sequence GTGAGCGAGCAGGTGCACAACAGGCCGGCCGTGGTGCGCGCCGAACGCGGGGTGTCGCGCCGGCAACTGGCCGAAGCGGTGGGTGCGCACTACCAGACCATCGGCCACATCGAGCGGGGGCGGTACAACCCGGGCCTGGACCCGGCGCTGAGGATCGCCGGGTACTTCGCACTGCCGGTGGAGGCGCTGTTCTCACTCGAACCGTTCCGGCCGCTCACGGACGAGATCTACGGGAGGAAGACGTCATGA
- a CDS encoding gamma-glutamylcyclotransferase: MSLFAAYAGTLDARLMSRRAPHSPLRATGWLNGWRLTFGGEHLGWEGALATIVEAPRSQVFVALYDIAPMDEDAMDRWEGVGLDIYRRMRVRVDTLDATEPAWVYVLNGYEGGLPSARYLGEIADAAESAGAPHDYVMELRKRPC, encoded by the coding sequence ATGTCGCTCTTCGCCGCCTACGCCGGCACCCTCGACGCGCGGCTCATGTCCCGCCGCGCCCCGCACTCCCCGCTGCGCGCCACCGGCTGGCTCAACGGGTGGCGGCTCACCTTCGGCGGCGAGCACCTGGGCTGGGAGGGGGCGCTCGCCACCATCGTGGAGGCGCCGCGCTCGCAGGTCTTCGTGGCGTTGTACGACATCGCGCCGATGGACGAGGACGCGATGGACCGGTGGGAGGGCGTGGGCCTGGACATCTACCGCCGGATGCGGGTCCGGGTGGACACCCTGGACGCCACCGAACCGGCCTGGGTCTACGTCCTCAACGGCTACGAGGGCGGACTGCCCTCCGCCCGCTACCTCGGCGAGATCGCCGACGCCGCCGAATCCGCGGGCGCCCCCCACGACTACGTGATGGAACTGCGCAAACGACCCTGCTGA
- a CDS encoding DeoR/GlpR family DNA-binding transcription regulator — translation MFAAERRQLILEMVRANGAVSLRELARVVQTSEVTVRRDVRALEAEGLLDRRHGGAVLPGGFTRESGFPQKSHLASAEKTAIADLAAGLVGEGEAVVVGAGTTTQELARRLARVPGLTVVTNSLLVAQALAHANRVEVVMTGGTLRGSNYALVGSGAEQSLQGLRVSRAFISGTGLTAERGLSTSNMLSASVDRALVQAAAEVVVLADHTKLGSDTMFQTVPTDLITRLVTDEPPPHEERAAAELQALADQGVQISVAGSHQPPAEAPPPPGAAGGRSGAVRRDMPLPGQRRTVHGAPPPGGPQLRGTTGPGALGEQLGERGRVADLRRR, via the coding sequence GTGTTCGCTGCAGAACGTCGCCAATTGATCCTCGAAATGGTGCGGGCCAACGGAGCGGTGTCGCTCCGGGAGCTCGCCCGCGTCGTCCAGACCTCAGAAGTGACCGTACGGCGGGACGTGCGGGCGCTGGAGGCGGAAGGACTCCTCGACCGCCGTCACGGCGGCGCCGTACTCCCGGGAGGTTTCACCCGCGAATCCGGGTTCCCGCAGAAGTCCCACCTCGCCTCGGCGGAGAAGACCGCCATCGCCGACCTGGCCGCCGGGCTGGTGGGCGAGGGGGAGGCCGTGGTGGTCGGCGCCGGTACGACCACCCAGGAACTGGCACGCCGCCTGGCCCGGGTCCCCGGACTGACCGTCGTCACCAACTCCCTGCTGGTCGCCCAGGCGCTGGCCCACGCCAACCGGGTGGAGGTGGTCATGACCGGCGGCACCCTGCGCGGCTCCAACTACGCCCTCGTCGGCAGTGGGGCCGAGCAGTCCCTCCAGGGCCTGCGGGTCTCCCGCGCCTTCATCTCGGGCACCGGGCTCACCGCCGAGCGGGGCCTGTCCACCTCCAACATGCTCTCCGCCAGCGTCGACCGGGCCCTCGTCCAGGCCGCCGCCGAGGTCGTGGTCCTCGCCGACCACACCAAGCTCGGCAGTGACACCATGTTCCAGACGGTGCCCACCGATCTCATCACCCGCCTGGTCACCGACGAGCCGCCGCCCCACGAGGAGCGTGCCGCCGCCGAACTCCAGGCCCTGGCCGACCAGGGCGTGCAGATCTCCGTGGCCGGCTCCCACCAGCCCCCCGCCGAAGCCCCGCCGCCGCCGGGCGCCGCCGGCGGCCGGAGTGGCGCCGTACGTCGCGACATGCCCCTGCCCGGCCAGCGCCGGACCGTCCACGGAGCGCCACCACCGGGCGGACCGCAACTGCGCGGGACCACCGGCCCCGGGGCCCTGGGGGAGCAACTGGGCGAGCGCGGAAGGGTGGCGGACCTGCGCCGGAGGTGA
- a CDS encoding NAD(P)H-quinone dehydrogenase, giving the protein MEYVTRIVIIGGGPGGYEAALVAAQLGAEVTVVDCDGLGGASVLTDCVPSKTLIATAEVMTTFDSSYEELGIIVADDTPHIDSPARVVGVDLGKVNRRVKRLALAQSHDITASVTRAGARVLRGRGRLEGQQQTDGSRTVVVAAADGTEERLTADAVLLATGGHPRELPDAQPDGERILNWTQVYDLDELPEELIVVGSGVTGAEFAGAYQALGSRVTLVSSRDRVLPGEDPDAAAVLEDVFRRRGMNVMARSRAQSAERVGDRVEVTLADGRVISGTHCLMAVGAVPNSQGMGLEEAGVRLKESGHIWTDKVSRTSAPGVYAAGDVTGVFALASVAAMQGRIAMYHFLGDAVAPLDLKTVSGNIFTDPEIATVGYSQADVDKGVIDARVVKLPLLRNPRAKMQGIRDGFVKLFCRPGTGIVVGGVVVAPRASELIHPISIAVDNNLTVEQIANTFTVYPSLSGSIAEVARQLHTRKLASDS; this is encoded by the coding sequence ATGGAGTACGTGACTCGGATCGTGATCATCGGTGGCGGACCTGGCGGCTACGAGGCGGCGCTGGTGGCCGCGCAACTCGGCGCGGAGGTGACCGTCGTCGACTGCGACGGCCTGGGCGGGGCGTCGGTGCTGACCGACTGCGTCCCGTCCAAGACCCTCATCGCCACCGCCGAGGTGATGACGACCTTCGACTCCTCCTACGAGGAACTGGGCATCATCGTCGCCGACGACACCCCGCACATCGACTCACCCGCGCGGGTGGTCGGCGTCGACCTCGGCAAGGTCAACCGACGGGTGAAGCGGCTCGCGCTCGCCCAGTCGCACGACATCACCGCCTCGGTCACCCGGGCCGGTGCCCGGGTGCTGCGGGGCCGGGGCCGGCTGGAGGGCCAGCAGCAGACCGACGGCTCGCGCACCGTCGTGGTGGCCGCCGCCGACGGCACCGAGGAGCGGCTGACCGCCGACGCGGTGCTGCTGGCGACCGGCGGCCACCCGCGCGAGCTGCCCGACGCCCAGCCCGACGGCGAGCGCATCCTCAACTGGACCCAGGTCTACGACCTCGACGAACTCCCCGAGGAGCTGATCGTGGTCGGCTCCGGCGTCACCGGCGCCGAGTTCGCCGGGGCGTACCAGGCACTCGGTTCCCGGGTCACGCTGGTCTCCAGCCGCGACCGGGTGCTCCCCGGCGAGGACCCGGACGCCGCCGCCGTCCTGGAGGACGTCTTCCGCCGCCGCGGCATGAACGTCATGGCCCGCTCGCGCGCCCAGTCCGCCGAGAGGGTCGGCGACCGCGTCGAGGTCACCCTCGCCGACGGCCGGGTCATCTCGGGCACCCACTGCCTGATGGCGGTCGGCGCCGTCCCCAACAGCCAGGGGATGGGGCTGGAGGAGGCGGGCGTCCGCCTCAAGGAGTCCGGCCACATCTGGACCGACAAGGTCTCGCGCACCTCGGCCCCCGGCGTCTACGCGGCCGGTGACGTCACCGGGGTCTTCGCCCTCGCCTCGGTCGCGGCCATGCAGGGCAGGATCGCGATGTACCACTTCCTCGGCGACGCGGTCGCGCCGCTCGACCTGAAGACGGTCTCCGGCAACATCTTCACGGACCCCGAGATCGCCACCGTCGGCTACAGCCAGGCCGACGTCGACAAGGGCGTGATAGACGCCCGCGTCGTCAAGCTGCCGCTGCTGCGCAACCCGCGCGCCAAGATGCAGGGCATCCGGGACGGCTTCGTGAAGCTCTTCTGCCGCCCGGGCACCGGGATCGTGGTCGGCGGTGTCGTGGTGGCGCCGCGCGCCTCCGAGCTGATCCACCCGATCTCGATCGCCGTCGACAACAACCTGACCGTCGAGCAGATCGCCAACACCTTCACGGTCTACCCCTCGCTCTCCGGTTCGATCGCCGAGGTCGCGCGCCAGCTCCACACCCGGAAGCTCGCCTCGGACTCCTGA
- a CDS encoding TetR/AcrR family transcriptional regulator gives MPTETDQRPLRADARRNRERLLVEARRAFAAHGTDTSLEEIARRAGVGIGTLYRHFPDREALLSAVFAGAVGELLERARELLEAEHPCAALVEWLRSLITHASEYEGLSGALMSASGGAGSPLSRCSDPMRDAGSALLARAQESGAVRQDIAINDLLQLTNAIALAAEATPDEPGLADRLLSLTLRGIRPD, from the coding sequence ATGCCGACCGAGACGGATCAGCGCCCCCTGCGTGCCGACGCGCGGCGCAACCGTGAACGCCTTCTCGTCGAGGCGCGTCGCGCCTTCGCCGCGCACGGCACCGACACCTCGCTGGAGGAGATCGCCCGCCGCGCGGGCGTCGGCATCGGCACGCTCTACCGGCACTTCCCAGACCGCGAGGCCCTGCTGAGCGCGGTCTTCGCCGGGGCCGTGGGGGAACTGCTGGAGCGGGCCCGGGAACTGCTGGAGGCGGAACACCCGTGCGCCGCCCTGGTCGAGTGGCTGCGTTCCCTGATCACTCATGCGAGTGAGTACGAGGGGCTGTCCGGAGCGCTCATGTCAGCCTCCGGCGGAGCCGGTTCGCCGCTCTCCCGGTGCAGCGACCCGATGCGGGACGCCGGTTCGGCGCTGCTGGCCCGGGCTCAGGAGTCCGGGGCGGTCCGCCAGGACATCGCCATCAATGACCTGCTCCAGCTCACCAACGCCATCGCCCTCGCCGCCGAAGCCACCCCCGACGAACCGGGACTGGCCGACCGGCTGCTCTCCCTGACCCTGCGCGGCATCCGGCCGGACTGA